Proteins encoded in a region of the Novibacillus thermophilus genome:
- a CDS encoding type II secretion system F family protein codes for MFLLNVAVPVLLFVLIFSVSYMFMNRNRMHEPKQHVKKAPKWFRPIAQLSDAAGLSITADRWLFYTAIGVVAGAIGGYGLKNVFVGMLLCILFGYLPTFFIAYKATRYRMNMMDSLSSGIEVFSAEYVAVKNLARSFDHASKQLPEPIKSEFARIAREMYTGYRVHEVLEGFRRRVNNRWARQFVNLLLLREERGADIEDGLFNLVKQMKTSQIETQREKAEMAQTRMIHLILMISAMGLFLYNLPGNYGFVTTEPLGRSIVTVVAVLLLVSLAIFIMLDRKEVE; via the coding sequence GTGTTTTTATTGAATGTTGCTGTTCCAGTCCTGCTTTTTGTTTTGATTTTCTCAGTATCCTATATGTTCATGAACAGGAATAGAATGCACGAACCAAAGCAACATGTAAAAAAAGCACCGAAATGGTTTCGGCCGATTGCTCAATTATCGGACGCCGCAGGCCTCTCTATAACTGCAGACAGATGGCTCTTTTATACCGCTATTGGCGTGGTGGCCGGCGCAATCGGTGGATATGGATTAAAGAATGTCTTTGTCGGTATGTTGCTGTGTATTCTGTTTGGGTATCTTCCAACTTTCTTTATCGCTTACAAAGCCACACGTTACCGTATGAATATGATGGATAGTTTATCGTCAGGCATTGAAGTGTTTAGTGCCGAATATGTGGCGGTAAAAAATCTGGCCAGGAGTTTTGATCATGCGTCAAAACAACTGCCGGAACCGATCAAATCGGAGTTTGCGCGAATCGCAAGAGAGATGTATACGGGGTATCGGGTGCATGAAGTACTGGAAGGGTTTAGGCGACGTGTAAATAACCGGTGGGCAAGACAGTTTGTGAATCTTTTGTTACTCAGGGAAGAACGGGGAGCAGACATCGAGGATGGTCTGTTTAATTTAGTGAAACAGATGAAAACGAGCCAAATTGAAACACAGCGGGAAAAAGCGGAGATGGCGCAAACGCGCATGATTCATTTGATCCTCATGATATCGGCGATGGGGCTGTTTCTTTACAATCTGCCAGGGAATTATGGGTTTGTTACCACTGAACCGCTGGGACGCAGTATCGTGACGGTTGTAGCCGTTCTTCTCTTGGTGAGTTTAGCGATCTTTATTATGTTGGATAGAAAAGAGGTGGAATGA
- a CDS encoding CpaF family protein codes for MEGVSQLAERVKERIIQNTDNNDLFRLARAGDKKAVAETKTLVREQLYDMRINATNDLIQDIFNVIWGLGQIQHLYDDPEVNEIWVNGAGENVWVEREGRRVKAHGVMFQHDDEVMEIQARLLSNENKEINRSTPVVEAKMADGSRITLTRPDETPHPTITIRKHRIKGLTTEKLLYYGTLNQEVVDLLAQLVRGRANILLIGPTSSGKTSLLRWLTQFIDPNLRIGVLESTYELALDQYLKGRNIITFEEQKHLDRTLLNQFHTMLRLSPDIVILGEARGAEADQLVKTFRRGHPGSMGTIHSNSPEASIQDLVDMIMEDGRSWDSSHLYLRVARSVDVVIQLHVEPGTGIRRVWRITEVHCTETDNNVQFRDLCRFTGDTWEMPNAISDLLQAKLNLFDPPEDTFKLA; via the coding sequence ATGGAAGGCGTTTCTCAACTTGCTGAACGTGTCAAAGAACGGATCATTCAAAACACGGACAATAATGATTTGTTTCGTTTAGCTCGTGCAGGGGATAAAAAAGCCGTCGCCGAGACCAAGACATTAGTGCGTGAGCAATTGTACGACATGCGGATTAATGCAACGAATGACTTGATACAGGATATTTTTAATGTCATTTGGGGGTTAGGACAGATTCAACACCTGTATGACGATCCGGAAGTCAACGAAATATGGGTCAACGGTGCAGGAGAAAATGTATGGGTTGAAAGGGAAGGGCGACGGGTAAAAGCACATGGCGTCATGTTCCAACATGACGATGAAGTTATGGAAATACAGGCAAGGCTATTGTCGAACGAGAACAAAGAAATTAACCGTTCCACCCCGGTAGTAGAAGCCAAGATGGCAGATGGATCACGCATTACCCTGACGCGCCCGGATGAAACACCACATCCCACCATTACTATTCGCAAACACCGGATAAAAGGATTGACGACGGAAAAATTATTGTATTATGGCACGTTGAACCAAGAAGTGGTAGATCTCCTTGCGCAACTGGTGAGAGGACGGGCGAATATTCTTCTCATCGGGCCAACGTCATCAGGAAAAACGAGTTTATTGCGTTGGTTGACCCAATTTATTGACCCTAATTTACGCATTGGGGTATTGGAAAGTACCTATGAATTAGCGTTAGATCAATATTTAAAAGGGAGGAACATCATTACGTTTGAAGAACAAAAACACCTTGACAGGACGTTACTCAACCAATTTCATACCATGTTGCGCCTGTCGCCGGATATTGTCATTTTAGGGGAAGCACGGGGAGCAGAGGCCGATCAATTAGTTAAAACATTCCGCCGCGGACATCCAGGTTCGATGGGGACAATCCATTCTAATTCACCGGAAGCGTCCATACAGGATCTGGTAGACATGATTATGGAAGACGGTCGCAGCTGGGATTCCAGCCACTTGTATCTTCGTGTTGCGCGATCCGTCGATGTGGTCATACAGCTTCATGTGGAACCGGGAACAGGAATTCGCAGGGTATGGCGCATAACCGAAGTCCATTGCACGGAGACGGACAACAACGTGCAGTTTCGTGATTTGTGCCGGTTTACGGGTGACACATGGGAAATGCCAAACGCGATATCTGATCTACTGCAGGCTAAACTCAACCTGTTTGATCCGCCCGAGGACACTTTTAAGTTAGCTTAA
- a CDS encoding RusA family crossover junction endodeoxyribonuclease: MLSFIQGDTGHCGLRREVETIKIIVSGRPVPKSRPRLGMRGRAAFVYTPEKTKAYQQLVGWEARKVCKQPLTGPVEVSMKLFSRSRFDLDNVAKSILDGMCGICYVDDVQVEVLHVTKQAVKNKREERAEIEVRPLEKTVIPSQSQ, translated from the coding sequence ATGTTGTCTTTCATCCAGGGAGATACAGGACATTGTGGCTTAAGGAGGGAGGTAGAAACAATCAAGATTATTGTGAGCGGACGTCCCGTTCCCAAGAGCCGGCCAAGGTTGGGGATGAGAGGACGAGCGGCTTTTGTGTACACCCCGGAGAAGACAAAAGCATACCAGCAGTTGGTGGGATGGGAGGCAAGGAAGGTCTGTAAACAGCCGTTAACAGGTCCGGTGGAAGTTTCCATGAAATTGTTTTCCCGAAGCCGATTTGATCTGGACAATGTGGCCAAGAGCATTTTGGACGGCATGTGCGGCATCTGTTATGTGGATGACGTGCAAGTAGAAGTATTGCATGTGACGAAGCAGGCGGTGAAAAACAAGAGAGAAGAACGGGCGGAGATAGAGGTGCGCCCGCTGGAAAAAACGGTCATTCCATCACAAAGTCAATGA
- a CDS encoding SAF domain-containing protein yields MGKTVKIVLSFLMAVVVAGGYAYYVQASQESDVRIVVAAKDISAGETIEDHHLNQVAVMGEAVQALDPAELLGKSAKKDIKAGEFIIPELVTEITDENTRLYTVDATYTTANGPVIEPGMNVEVWVQATEERPAALVTESTVYSIIGKEEPIELGSDVGVTLQVHQKEIEALETARAQAPLFLVVKGEDVH; encoded by the coding sequence GTGGGGAAAACTGTGAAAATCGTTTTATCATTCCTGATGGCCGTGGTCGTAGCAGGAGGATACGCCTATTATGTTCAGGCTTCTCAAGAGAGCGATGTGCGAATCGTCGTTGCCGCGAAAGATATATCAGCTGGGGAAACGATAGAAGACCACCACCTCAATCAAGTGGCTGTTATGGGGGAGGCAGTTCAAGCACTTGATCCTGCTGAATTATTAGGGAAATCAGCAAAAAAGGATATTAAAGCAGGGGAGTTTATAATACCAGAGTTAGTCACTGAAATAACCGATGAAAACACAAGGCTTTACACAGTCGATGCTACATACACAACGGCTAATGGTCCTGTAATTGAACCGGGAATGAATGTTGAAGTGTGGGTTCAGGCAACAGAGGAGAGACCGGCTGCTCTCGTAACAGAATCCACAGTCTATTCAATCATCGGGAAGGAAGAACCGATTGAATTGGGATCGGATGTAGGGGTGACCTTACAGGTTCACCAAAAAGAGATAGAGGCACTGGAAACAGCGCGAGCACAAGCTCCGCTTTTTTTAGTAGTGAAAGGTGAGGATGTCCATTGA
- a CDS encoding metal-dependent hydrolase has product MLLIEEYWSEISGMKASTHFLGGVVVGYTVYPSITGAVIGGVAGLLPDIDDNRSFAGRVFFFISWPLRHIVGHRTLFHSWIPVLLLTICALIWEGGVTLAILTGFSSHILLDMFVGRVQFFFPYELKIGVKMPYALYVVVDLITRIGLAAVALVFVWNTYLSEWFSWI; this is encoded by the coding sequence TTGTTATTAATAGAAGAGTATTGGAGTGAAATATCTGGCATGAAAGCATCTACACACTTTTTAGGAGGGGTAGTGGTAGGCTACACCGTCTACCCTTCCATCACTGGTGCTGTGATAGGAGGTGTAGCGGGTCTCCTGCCGGATATTGACGATAATCGCAGCTTTGCGGGCAGGGTATTTTTCTTTATATCATGGCCATTGCGGCATATCGTAGGGCATCGCACTCTTTTTCACTCATGGATACCGGTTTTGTTACTGACCATTTGTGCCCTTATATGGGAAGGTGGGGTCACATTAGCCATTTTAACAGGATTCTCTTCACATATTTTGCTCGACATGTTCGTCGGAAGAGTACAATTTTTCTTTCCTTACGAATTAAAAATCGGTGTAAAAATGCCGTATGCCCTCTATGTTGTGGTTGATTTAATCACACGGATTGGATTAGCGGCCGTAGCTTTGGTTTTTGTATGGAACACGTATCTTTCAGAATGGTTTTCTTGGATATGA
- a CDS encoding ATP-dependent RecD-like DNA helicase, translating to MSKCLQGELGRIIYRNDDFLIALLITDDGQHIVKGSVLGVEKGEKIMVHGEWSVHPRYGRQFEIERWERPLPATKEQAIAFLSSGLIKGCGPKRAKVIVNHLGASAVEVMMEQGESAIRHIKGIGEKNARTIIKSVKSNFEVQKIIGKLSQYGISTNMAMKIYKEFGSNTVSVVKENPYLLTKLDLVGFLKADEIARKVGVSPLSGYRVEACADYVLKEKCLSLGHCYLPENELIEQTLKVLNHNQSENEQVTWEDVSRSIYQLELKGRLIFEEGSVYPKYLHTYETLTACKLSKLTDCRDGDGAMPEQLDAWIKDYQRRNGIVLAERQRDAIRRLLAYNVLILTGGPGTGKTTVTKALIDIYRQKNRDAYIGLCAPTGRAARRLAEITEMGASTIHSMIGFRQGEELEYDRHNPLPYDFIIVDEVSMMDIQLAHFLLDAVKPGTKVLFVGDVDQLPSVNPGNFLKDMIEAGIPTVRLTEIFRQAQESQIVVNAHRVNQGLPVVIDEAKKDFYFIHQEKPEYIAQLIKKSVLRFVQLGYRIEDILVLSPMKKGVIGTKELNRILQEAVNPAHPSKDEWKVGKTIFRQGDKVIHTKNNRKKGLNNGEMGVVKRVGVYYDEDGQAHEALYCTFMGQEVFYLKDELKELQLAYCITIHKSQGGQAPIVIMPVSTSHYIMLARNLIYTGMTRAEQKVVMIGTKKALNIAIRNNKIAERNTKLTERLINGLAEVVPEKEVVP from the coding sequence GTGTCAAAGTGTTTACAGGGCGAACTTGGCCGTATTATCTACCGCAACGATGATTTTCTCATTGCGCTCCTAATAACCGATGATGGCCAACATATCGTAAAGGGATCAGTACTTGGCGTAGAAAAGGGCGAAAAAATCATGGTACATGGCGAATGGTCGGTACATCCAAGGTATGGTCGACAGTTTGAAATAGAGCGGTGGGAGCGTCCCCTTCCAGCCACAAAAGAACAGGCGATTGCCTTCCTCTCAAGCGGATTGATTAAAGGTTGCGGCCCTAAACGGGCCAAAGTGATCGTTAACCATTTGGGAGCGTCTGCTGTTGAAGTGATGATGGAACAGGGTGAATCCGCCATCCGGCACATCAAGGGCATAGGGGAAAAGAATGCCCGTACCATTATTAAAAGCGTAAAATCCAATTTTGAAGTACAGAAAATCATTGGTAAACTCAGCCAGTACGGAATCAGCACAAACATGGCTATGAAAATTTACAAAGAGTTTGGTTCAAACACCGTCAGTGTGGTCAAGGAAAACCCGTACCTGCTTACAAAGCTGGACTTGGTTGGTTTTCTGAAGGCAGATGAGATCGCAAGAAAAGTGGGCGTATCTCCCTTATCCGGCTATCGGGTAGAGGCGTGTGCCGACTATGTGCTGAAAGAGAAATGTTTGTCACTGGGACATTGTTATCTGCCGGAAAACGAACTGATAGAACAGACACTTAAAGTTTTAAACCATAACCAGTCGGAAAACGAGCAAGTCACATGGGAGGATGTGAGTCGATCCATTTACCAGTTGGAACTCAAAGGGCGGTTGATCTTTGAGGAAGGTTCTGTTTATCCCAAGTACTTACACACATATGAGACACTCACGGCCTGCAAACTGTCAAAACTGACAGATTGCCGGGATGGGGACGGAGCGATGCCTGAACAACTGGACGCATGGATCAAGGATTATCAACGCAGAAACGGCATTGTTCTGGCGGAACGGCAACGGGACGCCATTCGACGGTTATTGGCGTACAATGTCCTTATCCTGACAGGCGGACCTGGTACTGGGAAGACAACAGTCACGAAGGCCTTGATCGACATTTATCGACAAAAGAACAGGGATGCTTATATTGGCTTATGTGCCCCAACGGGAAGGGCAGCACGGAGACTGGCTGAAATTACAGAAATGGGGGCATCCACCATCCATTCCATGATCGGTTTCCGGCAAGGGGAGGAACTCGAATACGACCGGCACAATCCGTTACCCTATGACTTCATCATCGTGGATGAAGTGTCCATGATGGACATTCAGTTGGCCCATTTTCTTTTGGACGCTGTTAAACCGGGAACCAAAGTCCTGTTTGTGGGAGACGTGGATCAGTTGCCATCTGTCAATCCGGGTAATTTCCTGAAAGATATGATTGAAGCCGGTATACCAACGGTCAGGCTCACGGAAATCTTCCGGCAGGCACAGGAGAGTCAGATAGTCGTCAATGCCCACCGGGTCAATCAGGGTCTTCCTGTTGTCATCGACGAGGCGAAAAAGGATTTTTACTTTATCCACCAGGAAAAGCCGGAATATATCGCTCAATTGATCAAAAAAAGCGTTCTCCGTTTCGTGCAGTTAGGTTACCGTATTGAGGACATTCTCGTTTTAAGCCCCATGAAAAAAGGGGTGATCGGGACAAAAGAATTGAACCGCATTTTGCAGGAGGCCGTCAATCCCGCCCATCCTTCCAAAGACGAATGGAAAGTGGGAAAGACCATTTTCCGTCAGGGAGACAAGGTGATCCACACCAAAAACAACCGGAAGAAGGGCCTGAATAACGGTGAGATGGGCGTTGTGAAACGTGTAGGTGTTTATTATGACGAGGACGGACAAGCCCATGAAGCATTGTATTGCACTTTTATGGGGCAGGAAGTGTTCTACCTCAAAGATGAATTGAAGGAACTACAATTGGCCTATTGTATCACTATTCACAAGTCTCAAGGTGGTCAGGCCCCTATCGTAATCATGCCGGTTTCCACAAGCCACTACATTATGCTGGCAAGAAATTTGATCTATACAGGCATGACAAGGGCTGAACAGAAAGTGGTCATGATTGGGACCAAAAAGGCCCTTAATATAGCCATTCGTAACAACAAGATCGCCGAACGGAACACTAAACTAACAGAACGGTTGATCAATGGATTGGCAGAGGTTGTGCCTGAAAAAGAGGTGGTTCCATGA
- a CDS encoding DUF6075 family protein, with amino-acid sequence MGTNFLSKDHAVHFGQLRSMLPERYRNNKEHLSLVYLISGNEELRQKAFPYYKPDKGVFEFTEMFAEQDFSSGMRILAKLAVVLYNRGMEVTVNELFKLDVHNLELALEAIRFRLTTHERGCSVGHSETVE; translated from the coding sequence TTGGGTACCAACTTTCTTTCCAAAGACCATGCGGTTCACTTTGGCCAATTGCGTTCCATGTTGCCTGAACGGTACAGAAACAACAAAGAGCATTTGTCACTCGTCTACCTCATCAGCGGAAATGAAGAACTGAGACAGAAAGCATTCCCGTACTACAAGCCGGACAAGGGGGTGTTTGAATTTACGGAGATGTTTGCCGAGCAGGATTTTTCAAGTGGTATGCGTATACTGGCAAAGCTGGCAGTGGTTTTGTACAACCGGGGGATGGAAGTGACGGTCAATGAATTGTTCAAACTGGATGTTCATAATCTGGAATTGGCTTTGGAAGCGATCCGGTTCAGATTAACGACACACGAAAGGGGGTGTTCAGTTGGGCATTCTGAAACAGTTGAATGA
- a CDS encoding Flp family type IVb pilin, with translation MVRSIQQFWKDESGLSTLEYIVGAGVMVLLALFVFTGVFKPEIEGTADKVGQAIEEAGTEATR, from the coding sequence ATGGTAAGAAGCATTCAACAGTTCTGGAAAGATGAAAGTGGATTAAGCACGCTGGAGTACATTGTGGGCGCAGGTGTTATGGTGTTATTAGCCCTCTTCGTATTTACCGGAGTATTTAAACCTGAGATTGAAGGGACAGCGGATAAAGTTGGACAAGCGATAGAAGAAGCGGGTACAGAGGCAACAAGATAA
- a CDS encoding transcription termination/antitermination NusG family protein, which translates to MIEKEGERHGVKLDVFVPGKDVSKYDEKKVDGIHVAEIPGYVFVGFECWEDRLYRIIKDTYGVIRVLMGQLIPHHVWRKGDKRPKYTYYGTGIMSKDKLVPWMSRSEDEVAVEITEDKEELAERLKHQIAKCREFVEQKRTRTKRWLAVSVHLVKDLFDNATLEFLMNERGTGFRRIWNRLSMYLNEKMVC; encoded by the coding sequence ATGATCGAAAAGGAAGGTGAACGTCACGGTGTCAAATTGGACGTTTTCGTACCGGGAAAAGATGTCAGCAAGTATGACGAGAAAAAAGTGGATGGTATACATGTTGCAGAGATTCCTGGTTATGTCTTTGTTGGTTTTGAGTGCTGGGAAGACCGGCTGTACCGTATAATCAAAGACACTTATGGGGTTATACGCGTATTGATGGGGCAATTAATCCCGCACCATGTATGGCGAAAAGGGGACAAAAGACCCAAATATACATATTATGGCACCGGCATCATGTCTAAAGACAAACTGGTTCCCTGGATGTCCCGTTCAGAAGATGAGGTGGCAGTGGAAATTACTGAGGATAAAGAGGAACTGGCAGAAAGGCTGAAGCATCAAATCGCTAAATGCAGAGAATTTGTTGAGCAAAAGAGGACAAGAACAAAACGGTGGTTAGCCGTGTCGGTCCATTTGGTCAAAGATCTTTTCGATAACGCGACCCTTGAATTTTTGATGAACGAAAGGGGGACAGGTTTCAGAAGGATTTGGAACAGATTATCCATGTACTTAAATGAGAAAATGGTCTGTTGA
- a CDS encoding prepilin peptidase gives MIEPLLLLLLGFAVAYTSYTDFKYFKIYNKVLLFILGLAIMLHVLQGTWRASIETLAVSFTIFFVIYLIKMTSAGDVKLFAVLGSITADIRMMGLAFILYMTGHLLIGIVHLVKQADYKPGQILTLLIQDVRGFVSKTGSGIQPVRFPAAFLIGMSVIVAGVVQKFFMV, from the coding sequence ATGATTGAACCTTTGCTTTTGTTACTGTTGGGCTTTGCCGTCGCCTACACGTCTTATACTGATTTTAAGTATTTCAAAATCTATAACAAGGTGCTCCTATTCATTTTGGGACTAGCTATAATGTTGCACGTATTGCAAGGGACATGGCGAGCGTCCATTGAAACGCTGGCCGTTAGTTTTACGATCTTTTTCGTTATTTACCTGATTAAAATGACGAGTGCGGGAGACGTGAAGCTGTTTGCCGTTTTGGGTAGCATTACAGCAGACATTCGTATGATGGGGCTCGCTTTTATCCTTTACATGACAGGGCATCTTTTGATCGGGATTGTTCATTTAGTTAAACAAGCCGATTATAAGCCGGGGCAAATTTTGACTTTGTTAATACAAGACGTAAGGGGGTTTGTCAGCAAAACAGGATCTGGTATCCAACCTGTCCGCTTTCCTGCGGCTTTTTTAATTGGTATGAGTGTAATCGTCGCTGGTGTAGTGCAAAAGTTTTTTATGGTGTAG